One Mesorhizobium sp. WSM2240 DNA segment encodes these proteins:
- a CDS encoding TIR domain-containing protein, protein MARIFLSHSSADNFAAAALRDFLVAEGWDDLFLDLDPQRGIVAGERWERALNQAASRCEAVLFLVSSAWLGSRWCLKEFNLALRLNKRMVGVLIEDIPIADLPPDLTANWQVVRLAGGADHMMFRSILPDGREEHVTFSKAGLSSLRVGLTKAGLDARFFPWPPDSDSNRPPWRGMKPLEAEDAGIFFGREAPVIEALDRLRGLADEASPRLLAILGASGAGKSSFLRAGLLPRMARDDRNFLPLPVLRPERAAITGESGLLASIESAFRLAGLKLSRARAKAATVGHPGTFAALLAELAEALRVPKLDGGLQPAAPAIVIAIDQGEELFLADGRAEADALLVLLASVITLPTPRVILLVTIRSDSYEQLQTATALEGLRQTTMSLPPMPQGAYQTVIEGPVARLKDTKRALKIEPALTAALLADIEAGGGKDALPLLAFTLERLYLEHGGDGDLRLVDYRDIGGIRGSIEAAVERALKASDADQAVPRDRAAKLALLRRALIPWLAGIDPDTGAPRRRVARLSEIPEDARSLVGHLVAERLLSTEQDFAPSADGDGVSTLVRQGDTTIEPVHEALLRQWALLQSWLDEDFAALVALEGVARAARDWDANGRKEEWLAHQAGRLEDADRFAREERFAGFSGALVEDYLAAARAADNARRDRELEEALQLAQAQRLAAERQKQVARRTLIGAIAASLLAVVAIGALVYALGQAQEATRQAQIATHERDRAVAERDRAELAERQAGDRNLERSIGISGAATEKAVKLAAQGLLEDSELSQALAAVILSAAGAIEASGEINGQIRSQLAAMADVNSASSETSTGRTRLAAGDVEFIASLHVRETGTVLVISNPLTESTASAQLPGEPVSLGIDRMNKTALLIRSNRLERWTVADGQLAMIGAIDIASAPFLTSKDLTVLGSSGRVFVLSAGQVWRIGKELPEKVATGAGITVADIAADDQGGIVATTEDGRILRGSERLELVSDQSGIARQIGERPRIRYNPHLDVASLSTDEEWRDVWLTFNVSYPPVDRDACEDRLSNSRGRYCVDMDEWLPAPSAYAPWIGVVAKGSTTPVFRGAGWPVELLTACHRLRRLNDGTIFEAGDALKRCDILEPAIEKSMSARPSSEGAKAIVADLLASAGASKSIDAAPAFSPFISKLPDGTIPEARLGHEREFGLDGRPASDTEAREAYEAAVAKGDTFAMYRLAVAIEDTDPERAVSLYRRATEFGSGYALNAYAGFLQEKSLATPQEIADHYRKAMTLGDNLRAPRNLALWLARHPELQRGGEETEESLYRLAATSGNPYAAVSLAGLLDTNQAKPASTGEANALWDFASTYLAEAAMVVAQRLEQEHEELDGDTSSDGKAKRDEKRRVSLHLMRMAARDGWAEAFDRLAERALLEGGYVAEADAAFLSLRAQQRGMRTAAIRIAHILERRGAAGDAVQRWAALAKQAGRRPPIGLALAYAGPQADLRRRLLANQPIPEVPIRRRRDEMGRITRAFSQGRQIEVDYDHMGRVVRAQFRPAEGKSVLYSVARDEREGLARLVGNSETLATVTYDRERFPTRIATEAGTFTLEVLQEKQISRDILVTIGGDKFKFALSGGPTSVDLRPFDPGKDDREARRRAAEALKALRKTLEPLASEPLFKDILLQPEATTFVEALLKALET, encoded by the coding sequence TTGGCGCGGATCTTCCTCAGTCATTCGAGTGCTGACAATTTCGCAGCGGCAGCGCTTCGCGACTTTCTCGTCGCCGAAGGCTGGGACGATTTATTTCTTGATCTCGACCCCCAGCGCGGCATCGTTGCCGGCGAGCGCTGGGAGCGTGCGCTTAACCAAGCCGCCAGTCGCTGCGAGGCGGTGCTGTTCCTAGTTTCAAGCGCTTGGCTCGGATCGCGCTGGTGCCTGAAAGAGTTCAATCTAGCGCTCCGGCTGAACAAGCGTATGGTCGGCGTGCTTATCGAGGATATCCCGATTGCCGACCTGCCGCCCGACCTGACGGCGAACTGGCAAGTGGTACGGCTAGCCGGCGGCGCGGATCATATGATGTTTCGCTCCATACTGCCGGACGGCCGCGAGGAACACGTTACCTTTTCGAAGGCCGGCCTATCCTCACTGAGGGTTGGGCTGACTAAGGCCGGCCTCGACGCTCGCTTTTTCCCCTGGCCGCCCGACAGCGATAGCAATCGGCCGCCTTGGCGCGGCATGAAGCCGCTGGAGGCGGAGGACGCCGGTATCTTCTTTGGCCGCGAGGCACCTGTCATCGAGGCTCTCGACCGCCTGCGCGGCCTTGCCGACGAAGCCTCGCCACGCTTGCTCGCGATCCTCGGCGCGTCAGGAGCGGGTAAGTCGTCCTTCCTGCGTGCCGGCCTCCTGCCGAGGATGGCCCGCGATGACCGCAATTTCTTGCCGCTGCCGGTGCTGCGACCGGAGCGCGCCGCGATCACTGGCGAAAGCGGTCTGCTCGCGTCTATCGAAAGCGCCTTCCGCCTGGCCGGACTGAAACTGAGCCGTGCGAGGGCAAAGGCGGCGACAGTCGGCCACCCGGGAACGTTCGCGGCGCTGCTTGCCGAACTTGCCGAGGCATTGCGCGTTCCGAAGCTTGACGGGGGGCTGCAGCCGGCGGCCCCGGCGATAGTGATTGCCATCGACCAAGGCGAGGAGCTCTTCCTCGCCGATGGGCGCGCCGAAGCCGATGCGCTCCTCGTGCTGCTGGCTTCTGTCATCACGCTGCCGACGCCGCGCGTGATACTCCTCGTGACCATCCGCTCCGATTCCTACGAGCAACTGCAAACTGCCACCGCTCTGGAGGGTCTGCGCCAGACGACGATGTCGCTGCCTCCGATGCCGCAAGGAGCCTATCAGACGGTAATTGAGGGGCCTGTGGCGAGGCTGAAGGACACTAAGCGAGCGCTGAAGATCGAGCCGGCATTGACGGCCGCGCTGCTTGCCGACATCGAGGCGGGCGGCGGCAAGGACGCACTGCCGCTGCTTGCCTTCACGCTGGAGAGGCTCTATCTGGAACATGGTGGCGACGGCGACCTTAGGCTCGTCGATTACCGCGACATCGGCGGCATTCGTGGCTCCATCGAGGCCGCGGTGGAGCGGGCGCTCAAGGCCTCGGACGCCGATCAGGCCGTGCCGCGGGACCGCGCTGCCAAACTTGCGCTGCTCCGGCGCGCGCTCATCCCATGGCTTGCCGGCATCGACCCCGATACGGGGGCGCCGCGTCGGCGAGTGGCCCGGTTGTCAGAGATTCCGGAGGACGCGCGGTCACTTGTCGGCCATCTGGTGGCGGAGCGGTTGCTGTCGACGGAGCAGGACTTTGCACCTTCCGCCGATGGCGACGGAGTCTCGACGCTGGTCCGGCAGGGCGACACGACGATCGAGCCGGTGCATGAGGCGCTGCTACGGCAATGGGCATTGCTGCAAAGTTGGCTAGATGAGGATTTCGCCGCGCTCGTCGCTCTCGAAGGCGTCGCGCGCGCCGCACGCGATTGGGATGCCAATGGACGCAAAGAGGAGTGGCTGGCTCATCAAGCCGGGCGGCTAGAGGATGCCGACCGCTTCGCGCGCGAGGAGCGGTTCGCCGGATTCTCCGGCGCGTTGGTCGAGGACTATCTCGCTGCGGCGCGCGCTGCGGACAATGCCCGGCGCGATCGTGAACTGGAAGAGGCGCTGCAGCTCGCGCAGGCGCAGCGGCTCGCGGCCGAACGCCAGAAACAGGTGGCCCGCAGAACGCTGATCGGCGCCATAGCCGCCAGCCTGCTCGCTGTCGTTGCGATCGGCGCTTTAGTCTACGCACTTGGCCAGGCCCAGGAAGCGACCCGGCAAGCGCAGATCGCGACGCACGAGCGCGACAGGGCTGTGGCTGAGCGCGACCGCGCCGAGCTCGCCGAGCGACAAGCAGGCGATCGTAACTTGGAACGGAGCATTGGTATCTCCGGCGCGGCAACCGAGAAGGCGGTGAAACTCGCCGCGCAAGGACTCCTCGAGGACTCGGAACTGAGCCAGGCGCTGGCCGCAGTAATTCTCAGCGCTGCCGGCGCGATCGAAGCCAGCGGCGAGATCAATGGCCAGATCAGGTCACAGCTCGCGGCGATGGCAGACGTCAACTCCGCCTCATCTGAAACGTCGACCGGACGCACTCGGCTGGCCGCTGGAGATGTGGAATTCATCGCGTCTCTCCACGTCCGCGAGACGGGGACCGTCTTAGTCATTTCGAACCCATTGACCGAAAGCACAGCTTCGGCACAGCTCCCTGGGGAGCCGGTCTCGCTTGGCATCGATCGGATGAACAAGACAGCCCTGCTAATCCGGTCCAACCGCTTGGAACGGTGGACAGTGGCGGACGGTCAACTTGCTATGATCGGAGCAATCGACATTGCCAGTGCCCCCTTTTTGACGAGCAAGGATCTCACGGTGCTCGGGTCATCCGGCCGCGTCTTCGTGCTATCGGCTGGACAGGTATGGCGCATCGGCAAGGAACTGCCCGAGAAAGTGGCGACCGGCGCCGGAATCACAGTGGCCGACATCGCCGCTGACGACCAGGGTGGCATCGTCGCCACAACGGAGGACGGCCGGATCCTTCGTGGCAGTGAAAGGCTGGAGCTCGTTTCGGATCAGTCGGGCATCGCCCGCCAGATCGGCGAACGGCCGCGCATCCGCTACAATCCACATCTAGATGTCGCGTCCCTTTCGACCGATGAGGAGTGGCGGGACGTATGGCTGACCTTCAATGTATCGTATCCACCTGTCGATCGTGACGCATGCGAGGATCGACTCTCGAACTCGCGCGGCCGGTATTGTGTTGATATGGACGAGTGGCTGCCAGCACCTTCGGCATATGCCCCGTGGATCGGCGTCGTCGCCAAGGGCTCCACGACGCCGGTGTTCCGCGGTGCCGGGTGGCCTGTCGAGCTCCTTACCGCGTGCCATCGCCTTCGGCGGCTGAATGACGGCACGATCTTCGAGGCAGGCGACGCTTTGAAGCGCTGCGACATCCTCGAACCGGCTATCGAAAAGAGCATGTCGGCCCGCCCATCGAGCGAGGGAGCAAAGGCAATCGTCGCCGACCTGCTTGCTAGCGCAGGTGCCAGCAAGAGCATCGATGCCGCGCCCGCCTTCTCTCCGTTCATATCGAAACTGCCCGATGGCACGATCCCCGAGGCGCGCCTCGGCCACGAACGCGAATTTGGCCTCGACGGAAGGCCGGCAAGCGACACCGAAGCGCGCGAAGCCTATGAGGCCGCCGTGGCCAAAGGCGACACATTCGCGATGTACCGGTTGGCGGTGGCAATCGAGGATACCGATCCCGAGCGCGCGGTTTCCCTATACCGACGCGCGACCGAGTTTGGGTCGGGATACGCTCTCAATGCCTATGCAGGCTTCCTCCAAGAGAAGTCGCTGGCGACTCCGCAGGAGATCGCCGACCACTACCGGAAGGCAATGACGCTGGGTGACAATCTGCGCGCGCCGCGCAACCTTGCTCTGTGGCTCGCGAGGCATCCCGAATTGCAACGCGGTGGAGAGGAGACGGAGGAAAGCCTTTATCGCCTCGCTGCGACAAGCGGCAATCCGTACGCAGCAGTCAGCCTCGCCGGTCTTCTCGATACGAATCAGGCAAAGCCCGCCTCCACGGGAGAAGCGAATGCGCTATGGGACTTCGCGTCGACCTACTTGGCCGAGGCCGCGATGGTCGTGGCCCAACGGCTTGAGCAGGAGCACGAGGAACTCGATGGCGACACTTCCTCCGACGGCAAGGCGAAACGCGACGAAAAGCGTCGGGTGAGCCTGCATTTGATGCGGATGGCCGCACGCGATGGATGGGCTGAGGCCTTCGACCGTCTGGCCGAGCGCGCTCTGCTGGAGGGCGGATACGTTGCCGAGGCCGATGCGGCATTCCTTTCGCTACGCGCGCAACAGCGTGGCATGCGCACCGCAGCCATACGAATAGCTCACATCCTGGAGCGTCGAGGCGCGGCGGGGGACGCTGTGCAGCGCTGGGCAGCGCTGGCCAAGCAGGCCGGCCGCCGCCCGCCCATTGGCCTCGCGCTCGCCTACGCGGGGCCGCAAGCCGACCTGCGCCGACGCCTGCTCGCAAATCAGCCCATTCCTGAGGTGCCTATCCGTCGAAGACGGGACGAGATGGGCAGGATCACGCGGGCGTTCTCGCAGGGGCGGCAGATCGAAGTCGACTATGATCACATGGGCCGGGTCGTCCGCGCCCAGTTCCGGCCAGCGGAGGGCAAATCCGTCCTTTACTCGGTCGCCCGAGACGAGCGAGAAGGCTTGGCGCGCCTCGTCGGCAACAGTGAGACGCTCGCCACGGTGACCTATGACAGGGAACGCTTTCCGACGCGGATCGCCACTGAAGCCGGTACGTTCACCTTGGAAGTGCTTCAGGAGAAACAAATTAGCAGGGACATCCTGGTCACGATCGGCGGGGACAAATTCAAGTTTGCGCTTTCCGGCGGCCCGACGAGTGTGGACCTGCGTCCCTTCGATCCCGGCAAAGACGATCGCGAAGCTCGCCGTCGCGCCGCGGAAGCCTTGAAGGCTTTGCGGAAAACGCTGGAGCCGCTGGCTTCCGAGCCGCTCTTCAAGGATATCCTGCTGCAACCTGAGGCGACGACGTTTGTTGAAGCACTTCTCAAGGCGCTGGAGACATGA